Proteins encoded within one genomic window of Flavobacterium oreochromis:
- a CDS encoding oleate hydratase: MKKIVIFGSGVTGLKLAHELIKTGNLVTVYETRDQPGGKCIGTFENGLPTELTHRQMFASNMNFISTLKEIEYKGDNLLKNIEPLNNVQFYWANEKKFMNFKRNFFNSFQQLVDNLKSANSLFFSGVPLKDIYWFRSKLFIDNLDKDTLNMPLSTYLEFEKRPKLAHFILKIISTWIGGNGNTKTGDFLLLFNYKNLSKKKVYTRTNTTSLTLNGPISDSLIEPWYGFLKERGVKFRFNEGIKKLNISDGVAINAISEKNNVIEADAFILAIPPKQVVNILPKIAERLSVNYIKSHGFQFHFKEVPSLFLDKTIGIIADSAWGLSYKLYHSKKYAHKEFSNDVKVTISITATKTEKEKGPLHNKPLIECTLKEVEEEILFQLGLQEYMYKDIMYGNMNIGVGAKYLKYTDFNLEQYNDWHHGPVIKEQNGEKYFWIFENELINPDYNNTVGINSSNCNNVFISGEWVNDEKQIWTVPSTLERCMENATICSKVVNNYLVEA; the protein is encoded by the coding sequence ATGAAGAAAATCGTAATTTTTGGTTCTGGTGTAACAGGACTTAAATTGGCTCACGAATTAATTAAAACAGGTAATTTAGTTACTGTTTATGAAACAAGAGATCAACCAGGAGGTAAATGTATAGGTACTTTTGAAAATGGTCTACCAACAGAACTTACCCATAGACAAATGTTTGCTTCTAATATGAATTTTATTTCAACATTAAAAGAAATTGAATATAAAGGAGATAATTTGTTGAAGAATATTGAACCTTTAAATAATGTTCAATTTTATTGGGCAAACGAAAAAAAGTTTATGAATTTTAAACGAAACTTTTTTAATTCTTTTCAACAATTAGTAGATAATTTAAAATCAGCTAATTCTTTATTTTTTTCAGGTGTGCCACTTAAAGATATTTACTGGTTTAGATCTAAATTATTTATAGATAATTTAGATAAAGACACTTTAAATATGCCTTTGTCTACCTATTTAGAATTTGAGAAAAGACCAAAATTAGCTCATTTTATTCTTAAAATAATATCAACATGGATAGGAGGGAATGGAAATACTAAAACAGGAGATTTTTTGTTATTATTTAACTATAAAAATTTATCGAAGAAAAAAGTATATACTAGAACAAATACAACAAGTCTTACTCTTAATGGACCTATATCTGATTCATTAATAGAACCATGGTATGGCTTTTTAAAAGAAAGAGGTGTGAAATTTCGTTTTAATGAAGGAATTAAAAAACTAAATATTAGTGATGGTGTAGCTATAAATGCAATTTCAGAAAAAAACAACGTTATTGAAGCGGATGCTTTTATTCTTGCAATTCCTCCAAAACAGGTTGTAAATATATTACCTAAAATTGCAGAACGTTTATCAGTTAATTACATTAAAAGTCATGGATTTCAATTTCATTTTAAAGAAGTTCCAAGTTTGTTTTTAGATAAAACTATTGGAATTATTGCTGATTCTGCTTGGGGACTGAGTTACAAATTATATCACAGTAAAAAATATGCACATAAAGAGTTTTCTAATGATGTAAAAGTTACTATTTCTATTACCGCTACCAAAACCGAAAAGGAAAAAGGACCGCTGCATAATAAACCATTAATCGAATGTACTTTAAAAGAAGTAGAAGAAGAAATATTATTCCAATTAGGTTTACAGGAATATATGTATAAGGATATTATGTATGGAAATATGAATATTGGGGTAGGGGCAAAATATCTTAAATATACAGATTTTAACCTTGAGCAGTATAATGATTGGCATCATGGTCCAGTAATAAAAGAACAAAATGGCGAAAAATATTTTTGGATATTTGAAAATGAATTAATCAATCCAGATTATAACAATACAGTAGGAATTAATTCATCTAATTGTAATAATGTTTTTATATCTGGAGAGTGGGTTAATGATGAAAAACAAATATGGACAGTTCCTTCAACACTTGAAAGATGTATGGAAAATGCTACAATTTGCTCTAAAGTTGTAAATAATTATTTAGTTGAAGCATAA